The genomic window CGTACCGGGGGCCGGAGCCTGACGGATCTTGAGCTTGCTGAATTCCAGTGTCAGGGCGTCGGCGTCGACCACGATGCCCGGCCTGGTGATCAGCGTCAGGGTCTTGCCGCGCATGTCACGTCGATCCGCAAGGTGTTCTGCGTGATCACTGCCCGAGTGAAGTCGAGTGTCACCTCGCACCACTCCGCTGCGAGCTCCAGCCTCCGCGGTACCACCCAGGGCCCCACACGGTCGACCGCACTGAACCTCTGGTCGATCCGGAGCACGTCCTTGACCTCCGCGACGACCGCGCCGGCCGAGGCGGACACGGGCGGCAGGGCTCGCGGAGCCACACCTGCGGTCTCAATCCGCCTGGCGCGCCACGCGGTAGCGGAGGTGGACGACTCTCGACCTGAAGGTGCGGGTTTCGATGAGTTCGAGCTGCACCCGGCGCTCGTGCCGGGGAAAGAAGGGAATGCCACCGCCGACCAGCACCGGGTAGACCCTGGCCCGGTACTCGTCGATCAGATCCGACGCGGCCGCCTCGGCGGCGAGAGTCGCGCCGCCGATCGCGATGTCACCCTCTCCCGGCTCGGCGCGCAACCGCTCGATCTCCTCCGCCAGGCTGCCGGAAGCCAGGCGGGCATGGCCCTGCACCGCCGACAGCGTCGTGGAGAACACCACCTTCGGGAGCGGCTTCCAGAGCGCGGTCCACTCGACCATGGACTCGTCGAGCGACGGATCCTCGTCGGCGGTCTCCCAGTACAGCATCGTCTCGTACAGCCGTCGCCCCAACAGGTGGACGTCGACCTCGCGGATCTCGTCGATCCAGGAGCGGAAGACCTCCTCGTCGGGCTCCGTCCAGTTGAATCCACCGTCCGGCCCGACGATGTAGCCGTCAAGTGAGACGCCCATCGAATAGGTCACGCTGCGCATCAGAAGCCCTCCATGGGAACAGGATCGACCACTATGACCGCCCGACGCCGCGGAACTCATCGCGGCTCGCTGGATTTCCCGGGCTGAGGTGGTTCCTCGTGGGCAGTGCCCTTGGACGGCAAAGGCAAAGCAAAGGCAAGGAGAGCTCTCTCCTTGCCACTCTCAACGTATAGCGCGCTGGGGGGCTTGCCACAAGACCCGGGGCACGGCGCAGAATCGTCGGCCGATGCCACAACCTGCGGAAATGGGGGCACGGGGTGCCTGTGTTGTTGTCGACGTACGAGGGACGCGGTGACGTCGGACCAGCGGTGGGGAGCGGCACTGCAGTTGCCGTTGCACTGGCGGGTGCTCAGCGCGCAGGCGCGGGTTCGACGGACCGGGAGGCGGCCGTGATTCGATCGGGCACCACGGCACAACGGAGCACGACTGCCTCGGAGGCAT from Streptomyces sp. FIT100 includes these protein-coding regions:
- a CDS encoding dihydrofolate reductase family protein, translated to MRSVTYSMGVSLDGYIVGPDGGFNWTEPDEEVFRSWIDEIREVDVHLLGRRLYETMLYWETADEDPSLDESMVEWTALWKPLPKVVFSTTLSAVQGHARLASGSLAEEIERLRAEPGEGDIAIGGATLAAEAAASDLIDEYRARVYPVLVGGGIPFFPRHERRVQLELIETRTFRSRVVHLRYRVARQAD